Proteins found in one Lates calcarifer isolate ASB-BC8 linkage group LG8, TLL_Latcal_v3, whole genome shotgun sequence genomic segment:
- the smyd5 gene encoding histone-lysine N-trimethyltransferase SMYD5 → MAAPQDDMFSLCVDPGKVASCVEVRFIDNIKGKGLFAKKSIKKGDSIFIERPLVSAQFLWNALYKYKACEFCLRALETAEENARRLSGIPGLSLPHPELCRVRPELHQACPQCQVMYCSIECRQAAADQYHRVLCLGPSQEDPDHPINKLKDAWRSMHYPPETSSIMLMARMVAVVKQAKDKAHWQKLFSHFCSRTANEEDEIAHKLLGEQFRGQLALLHSLFTAALYDDHLSRWFVPEGFRSLFALVGTNGQGIGTSSLSQWVHACDALELPAQQREQLDSFIDQLYKDIEKETGDFLNCEGSGLFLLQSSCNHSCIPNAEASFPDNNFLLHLSALSDINPGEEICISYLDCCQRDRSRHSRHKILRENYLFVCSCPKCVSQMDELDVTSEEEEEEGEAEGETEGDEMEDEMTDV, encoded by the exons ATGGCTGCTCCCCAGGATGACATGTTTTCGCTCTGCGTAGACCCCGGCAAAGTTGCCAGCTGCGTGGAAGTCAGATTTATAGACAATATCAAG GGTAAAGGTCTCTTTGCGAAAAAGAGCATCAAGAAGGGAGACTCCATTTTCATTGAACGACCTCTCGTCTCTGCCCAGTTCTTGTGGAACGCTTTGTATAAATATAAAG CCTGTGAGTTCTGCTTACGTGCTCTGGAGACTGCAGAGGAGAATGCGAGGAGACTCAGCGGCATCCCTGGACTCAGCCTCCCTCACCCTGAGCTCTGCCGTGTTCGACCAGAGCTGCACCAAGCCTGCCCCCAGTGCCAG GTGATGTATTGTAGTATCGAGTGTCGACAAGCCGCAGCAGATCAGTATCATCGAGTTCTGTGTCTGGGTCCCTCCCAGGAAGATCCGGACCACCCCATCAACAAGCTCAAAGATGCATGGAG GAGTATGCATTATCCTCCAGAGACCTCCAGCATCATGCTCATGGCCAGAATGGTAGCTGTGGTCAAACAG GCTAAAGACAAAGCACACTGGCAGAAGCTGTTCTCTCACTTCTGCAGCCGGACAGCGAACGAAGAAGACGAGATCGCCCATAAGCTCCTGGGAGAGCAGTTCAGA GGGCAGTTGGCCTTGTTACACAGCCttttcacagcagcactgtATGATGATCATCTCAGCCGG TGGTTCGTTCCTGAGGGTTTCCGCTCTCTGTTCGCTCTGGTGGGAACCAACGGACAAGGCATCGGCACCAG CTCCCTGAGTCAGTGGGTTCACGCCTGTGATGCACTTGAGCTTCCTGcccagcagagggagcagctGGACTCCTTTATCGACCAGCTGTACAAGGACATAGAGAAAG aaACGGGAGACTTTCTAAACTGTGAGGGCTCCGGACTTTTTCTGCTTCAGAGCTCAT GTAACCACAGCTGTATACCCAACGCAGAGGCGTCCTTCCCTGACAACAATTTCCTGCTTCACCTCAGTGCCCTCAGTGACATCAACCCAGGAGAG GAGATCTGCATCAGTTACTTGGACTGCTGTCAGCGGGACCGAAGCCGTCATAGCAGACACAAAATCCTGAG GGAGAACTACCTGTTTGTCTGCTCGTGTCCAAAGTGTGTCTCCCAGATGGATGAGCTGGATGTGacatcagaggaggaagaggaagaaggcgAGGCAGAGGGTGAAACAGAGGGGGATGAAATGGAAGATGAGATGACAGATGTCTGA